One segment of Paramormyrops kingsleyae isolate MSU_618 chromosome 8, PKINGS_0.4, whole genome shotgun sequence DNA contains the following:
- the usp4 gene encoding ubiquitin carboxyl-terminal hydrolase 4: protein MMAEGGGPESGNGAEPDPEPVSAETTVPPPETQKDSIGTLLKTALRKGDEWFLVDNRWFKQWKKYVGFDSWDLYNVGENSLYPGPIDNSGLFSDQETQTLKEHLIDELDYVLMPTEAWNKLVGWYGCMEGQNPIVRKVVEHGMFVKHCKVEVYLLELNLCENNNMDNVVTRHFSKADTIDMIEKEMRSLFGITKDQETRLWNKYMSNTYEQLNKPDSTVQDAGLFQGQVLVIEKKNEDGTWPRQSTHTKSSTTTSRNFTTSPKLSSNSSATICSTVTNGDSSSSSSSSSSTGFSLNNSTSAGNRLGGYNSYSSSYNYREVQSQPGLCGLSNLGNTCFMNSALQCLSNAPPLTEYFLNDLYEAEINRENPLGMRGEIAEAYADLVKQMWQSHSSHVAPRMFKTQVGRFAPQFSGYQQQDSQELLAFLLDGLHEDLNRVKKKPYVALSDADGRPDEVVAKEAWTNHRLRNDSIIVDIFHGLFKSTLVCPECSKISVTFDPFCYLTLPLPMKKDRTMEVFLVRMDPQSRPMQYRVVVAKLGIVGDLCNALSKLSGVPAENMVVADVYNHRFHKIYKWDDALNHIMEKDDIFVYEVEGDLGERVNLAVYFRERYSKLSGGSSSTMLFGQPLLLTVPRQNLPMDMLYEKVLDRISRYVKQPHGCVPERKASASTSSSSSSSSSIQASVGANRGAELSDGPTCSAGSAGLCAQERESRPCNGPNGLCEGEEEAMDHQVSLEQDNSQSDCSVGEEDGADIEDCLTGNLPKKSCSRPKLFSISLVNSYGTTNITPQPCDGNVLKLNTHSTVALDWDLEMKRQHYDDQEAEAYEKHESMPQPQRKRTSVALKDCIELFTTNETLGEHDPWYCPTCKKHQQANKKFDLWSLPRVLVVHLKRFSYNRCWRDKLDTVVDFPIRDLNMSEFVCDPKAGPYVYDLIAVSNHYGGMGGGHYTAYAKNKIDGKWYYFDDSSVSSATEDQIVTKAAYVLFYQRRDETPAKPPPSASLGGAPDCGDDHMDTN, encoded by the exons ATGATGGCTGAGGGCGGCGGACCCGAGTCGGGTAATGGGGCTGAGCCCGACCCGGAGCCGGTGTCCGCTGAGACGACTGTTCCTCCACCTGAAACTCAAAAGGACAGCATCGGGACACTTCTGAAGACCGCACTGCGGAAGGGCGATGAATG GTTCTTAGTTGACAACCGGTGGTTTAAACAGTGGAAGAAGTATGTTGGTTTTGACAGCTGGGATTTGTACAATGTTGGGGAGAATAGTCTCTACCCAGGACCCATTGACAACTCAGGGCTTTTTTCAG ACCAAGAGACTCAGACACTGAAGGAGCACCTTATAGATGAGTTGGACTATGTTCTGATGCCCACTGAGGCCTGGAACAAGCTTGTCGGCTGGTATGGCTGCATGGAAGGGCAGAACCCCATTGTTCGCAAG GTGGTTGAACATGGCATGTTTGTGAAACACTGTAAAGTGGAGGTCTACCTATTGGAATTAAACCTGTGTGAGAATAATAATATGGACAATGTGGTGACTCGCCACTTCAGCAAGGCAGACACTATAG ACATGATTGAGAAGGAAATGAGGTCACTGTTTGGGATCACAAAAGATCAGGAGACACGATTGTGGAATAAATATATGAGTAACACATATGAACAGTTGAATAAGCCAGACAGCACTGTCCAGGACGCTGGCCTCTTCCAGGGCCAG GTGCTTGTAATTGAGAAGAAAAATGAGGATGGTACCTGGCCTAGGCAGTCAACACATACCAA ATCCAGCACCACCACATCTCGGAACTTCACCACATCTCCAAAGCTTTCTTCTAACTCTTCAGCCACCATCTGCTCTACTGTGACCAACGGGGACAGCagcagtagcagcagcagcagcagcagcacgggGTTCTCGCTGAATAACAGCACCTCCGCTGGAAACAG GTTGGGTGGCTATAACTCCTATAGCTCTTCCTACAACTACAGGGAGGTTCAGTCTCAGCCTGGCCTGTGTGGCCTCAGTAACCTTGGCAACACCTGCTTTATGAACTCTGCCCTCCAG tGCCTAAGTAATGCGCCGCCCTTGACGGAATACTTCCTAAATGATCTATATGAAGCTGAGATCAACCGGGAGAATCCACTGGGCATGCGGGGGGAGATCGCAGAGGCCTACGCCGACCTAGTGAAGCAGATGTGGCAGAGCCACAGTAGTCATGTGGCGCCACGCATGTTCAAG ACACAGGTGGGCCGATTTGCGCCCCAGTTCTCAGGGTACCAACAGCAGGACTCCCAGGAGCTGCTGGCTTTCCTCTTGGATGGACTCCATGAGGACCTGAACCGGGTCAAGAAGAAGCCTTATGTGGCCCTGAGCGATGCGGACGGTCGTCCTGATGAG GTCGTTGCAAAGGAAGCTTGGACAAACCATCGTCTTCGTAACGACTCCATCATCGTAGACATCTTCCACGGCCTGTTCAAATCCACACTGGTCTGCCCTGAATGCTCCAAGATTTCTGTCACCTTTGACCCCTTCTGCTACCTCACTCTGCCCCTTCCAATGAAGAAAGACCGTACCATGGAGGTGTTCCTGGTTCGCATGGATCCCCAGTCTAGGCCCATGCAG TACAGGGTGGTGGTAGCCAAACTGGGTATAGTGGGAGACTTGTGCAATGCCTTGTCCAAACTGTCTGGAGTTCCTGCAGAGAAT ATGGTGGTAGCTGATGTTTACAACCACCGTTTCCACAAAATTTATAAGTGGGATGATGCCCTTAACCACATAATGGAGAAGGATGATATATTTGT CTATGAGGTGGAGGGGGACTTGGGGGAGCGGGTCAACCTGGCAGTCTACTTTAGGGAGAGGTACTCTAAGTTGTCCGGCGGTTCTTCGAGCACCATGCTGTTTGGGCAGCCCCTGCTCCTCACCGTGCCCCGGCAGAACCTCCCCATGGACATGCTGTACGAGAAGGTGCTGGACAGGATCTC CCGCTACGTGAAGCAGCCCCATGGCTGCGTGCCTGAGCGGAAGGCCTCGGCCTCCAcatccagcagcagcagtagcagcagcagcatccagGCGTCCGTGGGAGCCAATCGCGGCGCGGAGCTATCAGATGGGCCGACCTGCAGCGCGGGCTCTGCTGGCCTTTGCGCACAAGAGCGGGAATCGCGTCCCTGCAATGGCCCCAATGGGCTGTGTGAAG GAGAGGAGGAAGCCATGGATCACCAGGTGAGCCTTGAGCAGGACAACAGCCAGTCAGACTGCTCCGTAGGGGAAGAAGATGGTGCAGATATTGAGGACTGTCTAACTGGCAACCTGCCTAAGAAGAGTTGTTCTCGGCCTAAACTATTTTCAATCAGCCTGGTGAACTCGTATGGAACAACCAACATCACTCCTCAGCCTTGCGATGGAAACGTCCTCAAATTGAACA CACATTCCACAGTGGCCCTAGACTGGGATTTGGAGATGAAGAGGCAGCACTATGATGACCAGGAGGCAGAG GCCTATGAGAAGCATGAGAGCATGCCGCAGCCTCAGAGAAAGAGGACCAGCGTGGCCTTGAAGGACTGCATAGAACTCTTCACCACCAATGAGACTCTGGGCGAACACGACCCTTG GTACTGCCCCACCTGTAAGAAGCACCAACAGGCTAACAAGAAGTTTGACTTGTGGTCCCTGCCTAGAGTCCTGGTAGTCCATTTGAAACGCTTTTCCTACAATCGCTGCTGGAGGGATAAGCTGGACACTGTGGTGGACTTTCCCATCAG GGACTTGAACATGTCAGAGTTTGTGTGTGATCCAAAGGCAGGCCCCTATGTCTACGACCTCATCGCCGTGTCCAACCATTACGGCGGAATGGGAGGGGGCCACT ACACAGCCTACGCCAAGAACAAAATCGATGGGAAGTGGTATTACTTTGATGACAGCAGCGTTTCATCGGCCACTGAAGACCAGATTGTG ACAAAAGCTGCATACGTGCTCTTTTACCAGCGGCGAGATGAAACTCCCGCGAAGCCTCCCCCTTCAGCGTCCCTGGGCGGGGCTCCTGACTGTGGGGACGATCACATGGACACCAACTGA